The following coding sequences lie in one Vanacampus margaritifer isolate UIUO_Vmar chromosome 16, RoL_Vmar_1.0, whole genome shotgun sequence genomic window:
- the LOC144035887 gene encoding E3 ubiquitin-protein ligase CBL-like: MAGNPRRGAGLIGLMKDAFQPHQQPLQPHQPAVVDKKMVEKCWKLMDKVVRLCQNPKVALKNSPPYILDLLPDTYQHLRTILSRYESRMDMLGENEYFRVVMDNLTNKTKQTMSLFKEAKERMYEENSQPRRNLTKLSLIFSHMLAELKAIFPNGLFQGDNFRITKADAAEFWRRSFGDKTIVPWRTFRQALHEFHPISSGLEAMALKSTIDLTCNDYISVFEFDIFTRLFQPWSSLLRNWNSLAVTHPGYMAFLTYDEVKARLHRFIHKPGSYIFRLSCTRLGQWAIGYVTADGNILQTIPHNKPLFQALIDGYREGFYLFPDGRAQNPDLTGLCEPSPQDHIKVTQEQYELYCEMGSTFQLCKICAENDKDVKIEPCRHLMCTSCLTAWQDSEGQGCPFCRCEIKGTEPIVVDPFHPKASGGAFAGFQGGAGRAEAAANDEDDDERLEDQNLVMSRLACSKVERPASPVSQLPPVPPRLDLLQQRPSNSHSQLVQGACVKMGATHRDKPLPLPPALRELPPPPPPERPSLAAPDSRLQRRPLPDTPAWAANYMVPRPVCKAPTAALPATPQSGGGGEASKAQAATNAIYCLAARSLPTSAVSSREKLPTDCEENEYMSPTSLPASGAPWIITGSLVPPPPPSQTNHHNDLSGDGVDVDSADPQVYEAMCNIQAQAASSDAAEHERPPHSSAAVYQAKPTDGSFEDAYEYDCPRPMAPPAPARRVLADVNGPSKAFSTLSIDGAIEAGVYAAGLDPERPPKPLPRRANSDRRVRPLNRELPSASPEQPPRPSSSHTPPPPPSAGVALSGEIECLMSQGYSIQDIQKALLIARNNLETAKNILREFVSVPSAAHIAT, translated from the exons TCCGAGGAGGGGCGCGGGTCTCATCGGCTTGATGAAGGACGCCTTTCAGCCCCACCAGCAGCCCCTGCAGCCCCACCAGCCCGCCGTGGTGGACAAGAAAATGGTGGAGAAATGCTGGAAGCTCATGGATAAG GTGGTGCGTTTGTGCCAGAACCCCAAGGTGGCGCTGAAGAACAGCCCGCCGTACATCCTGGACCTGCTGCCCGACACCTACCAGCACCTGCGCACCATCCTGTCGCGCTACGAGAGCCGCATGGACATGCTGGGCGAGAACGAGTACTTCCGCGTGGTCATGGACAACCTGACCAACAAGACCAAGCAGACCATGAGCCTGTTCAAGGAGGCCAAGGAGAGGATGTACGAGGAGAACTCGCAGCCCAG GCGAAACCTCACCAAGCTGTCACTCATCTTCAGTCACATGCTCGCCGAGCTCAAAGCCATCTTCCCCAACGGCCTGTTCCAGGGCGACAACTTCCGCATCACCAAAGCCGACGCCGCCGAGTTCTGGAGGCGCTCCTTCGGGGACAA GACCATTGTGCCATGGAGGACGTTCCGCCAGGCGCTGCACGAGTTCCACCCCATCAGCTCGGGCCTGGAGGCCATGGCGCTCAAGTCCACCATCGACCTCACCTGCAACGACTACATCTCCGTCTTTGAGTTTGACATCTTCACCAGGCTCTTCCAG CCGTGGTCATCTCTATTGAGGAACTGGAATAGTCTCGCGGTCACGCACCCGGGCTACATGGCCTTCCTGACCTATGACGAGGTCAAGGCTCGTCTGCACAGGTTCATCCACAAGCCCGGCAG CTACATCTTCAGGCTGAGCTGCACGCGGCTGGGCCAGTGGGCCATCGGCTACGTGACGGCGGACGGCAACATCCTGCAGACCATCCCTCATAACAAGCCTCTGTTCCAAGCACTCATCGACGGCTACAGAGAGGGATT CTACCTATTCCCAGATGGCCGTGCACAGAACCCAGACCTAACAGGCCTGTGTGAACCTTCCCCACAAGACCACATCAAGGTTACCCAG GAGCAGTACGAGTTGTACTGCGAGATGGGCTCCACGTTCCAGCTGTGCAAGATCTGCGCCGAGAACGACAAGGACGTCAAGATCGAGCCGTGCCGACACCTCATGTGCACTTCCTGTCTGACCGCCTGGCAG GATTCAGAAGGTCAGGGCTGCCCCTTCTGCCGCTGTGAGATTAAGGGCACCGAGCCCATCGTGGTGGACCCCTTCCACCCCAAAGCCAGCGGGGGGGCTTTTGCCGGCTTCCAGGGGGGAGCCGGCCGGGCCGAGGCGGCCGCCAAcgacgaggacgacgacgaGCGTCTGGAGGACCAGAACCTCGTCATGAGCAGGCTGGCCTGTAGCAAG GTGGAGCGCCCGGCATCTCCAGTGTCCCAGCTGCCTCCGGTGCCGCCCCGGCTGGACCTCCTTCAGCAGAGACCCTCCAACTCACACAGCCAGCTGGTCCAAGGAGCCTGCGTTAAG ATGGGGGCCACACACAGGGACAAGCCCCTCCCGCTGCCCCCGGCGCTGCGAGAGCTCCCGCCGCCGCCACCCCCGGAGCGCCCCTCCCTGGCGGCGCCCGACTCCCGCCTCCAGAGGAGACCCCTGCCCGACACCCCCGCCTGGGCCGCCAACTACATGGTGCCGCGGCCCGTCTGCAAGGCGCCCACCGCCGCCCTGCCCGCCACGCCtcaaagcggcggcggcggcgaggcaAGCAAAGCCCAGGCGGCCACCAACGCCATCTACTGCCTGGCCGCCAG GTCGCTGCCGACGTCGGCCGTGTCCAGCCGGGAGAAGTTGCCCACCGACTGCGAGGAGAACGAGTACATGAGTCCCACCTCCCTGCCGGCATCGGGCGCCCCGTGGATTATCACCGGATCCTtggtgccgccgccgccgcccagcCAGACAAACCACCACAACGACCTCAG CGGTGACGGCGTAGACGTGGACTCGGCAGACCCTCAGGTGTACGAGGCCATGTGCAACATCCAGGCCCAGGCCGCATCCTCTGACGCCGCCGAACACG AGCGTCCTCCGCACTCCTCCGCCGCGGTCTACCAGGCCAAGCCCACGGACGGCTCCTTCGAGGACGCGTACGAATACGACTGCCCTCGCCCGATGGCCCCACCGGCGCCTGCCAGGCGGGTTCTGGCGGACGTCAATGGCCCCTCCAAAGCCTTCAGTACGCTGAGCATCGACGGAGCCATAGAAGCCG GTGTGTACGCAGCTGGCCTGGACCCCGAGCGCCCTCCCAAACCCCTCCCGCGCCGCGCCAACTCGGACCGGCGGGTTCGGCCGCTGAACCGCGAGCTGCCCTCGGCCTCGCCGGAGCAGCCCCCCCGGCCCTCCTCCTCGCACACGCCTCCGCCGCCCCCCTCGGCCGGCGTGGCGCTGAGCGGCGAAATTGAGTGCCTGATGTCTCAGGGCTACTCCATCCAGGACATCCAGAAGGCGCTGTTGATCGCCAGGAACAACCTGGAGACGGCCAAGAACATCCTCCGAGAGTTTGTGTCCGTGCCCTCGGCCGCGCACATCGCCACATAG